Within the Piliocolobus tephrosceles isolate RC106 unplaced genomic scaffold, ASM277652v3 unscaffolded_17798, whole genome shotgun sequence genome, the region CACTACCCACCAATATGCTCCCTATTCCCATCTGAAAACTAAGAATCCAGAAATAGGCTTAATCTGTAACTCCAGGGCCTCCTTACCTTGAGCCGACATTGTAGATGTTGTACTGCAAGGTCAGGTCTCGTCCCTCCACGGCATATCTGTTCAGCAGTGATTTGGAAGCCAAAAGCCTGGCTCCTTCCTCTGCTTGAGTGACAGCAAATAGAGTCAACACCACAAACGCCAGCAGCCTCATCTTTagagaaaaaagcaaagtgaGTTATCAAACCAAGTATGTAAAATTCACCAAAATTCTCTTGACAGCGCTCCTGTAGAAAGCTCCTTTGATGCTACCCGAGCAGCAGCCCTTTCCACAGAGTAGTCTATAAGCCACCAGCGCAGACCCGTTCTCCAGACTCTCCTACCATCTTCA harbors:
- the SSR2 gene encoding translocon-associated protein subunit beta, which translates into the protein MSTMRLLAFVVLTLFAVTQAEEGARLLASKSLLNRYAVEGRDLTLQYNIYNVGSSAALDVELSDDSFPPEDFGIVSGMLNVKWDRIAPYPLATW